Genomic window (Dyadobacter fanqingshengii):
AGTGAAATTGATGACGACGCCAACATTGCAAATGATCCGCGCCGGACAGACGGGCAGATTGTGCCGGGTGATGTGCGTTTCGTGGATTTGAACAATGACGGCATTGTGGATGATGAAGACAGAACGATCATTGGCAGCCCGCAACCAAAAATTAACTACGGGTTTTCTGCGGGAGCCAATTATAAAGGTTTTGACTTCACATTATTTTTTATTGGCGTAGGTGGTGTTAACATTTACAATGCAGACCGTATGCAAGGTCTGGACGCAAGTTATCCGTTCAACCTGTATGCTGACGCGCTCAACAGCTGGGACGGCGAAGGTTCAAGCAACACCATTCCGCGCATGAGCATTAACAACGCGAACCGGAATTTCAGACCGTCAGATCTTTTTGTGGAAAAAGGAGATTATCTGCGTTTGAAAAACATGACCCTTGGATATGCCATCCCAAAAAATGCGATCAGCAAGCTGAAAATGTCGCAAGCTCGGGTTTATGTGACTGGTCAGAACTTGTTGACATTCACCAAATACACAGGCTTGAATCCTGAGTTAGGATATGTTGGTAGCGGTGGCTCATACAATCAGCTAAATGTCGATTATGCGCAATATCCGCTAGCCCGCACGTGGACAATCGGTGCTACCATTTCTTTCTAAAACCCTACGCTCAGACCATCACTGAAAGAATTTATCCTATGAAAAAAATAACACTATTATCCGGTTATATACTTCTTGCAATGCTCACTGGTTGTGATGATTTGCTCGAAACAACGCCTTACGGCCAGGTTACCTCGCAGCAATATTGGCGTAATGGTGACGATGTGGTGGCGGCTGTGAATGCAGTTTACGCGCCTTTGCTGGACGAAGACGGCTTTGCCCACACCGAATACACATTTGATAACTGCTCGGATGATATGAACCGTGCGGGAGACCATTCGGACGAGACAGCTTTGGAAATGTTCACTTTCGACGCTTCCAACTCGCATATTCTGGCTACGTGGAAAACGAAGTACGAAGTGATTTCGAGAGCCAATGCCGTGCTAATCAATGCCCCAAAGGTTACTATGGACGAAACATTGCGCAACCGGAGCATGGGTGAAGCGTATTTTTTGAGAGGATTCGTTTATTGGAGACTTTCTTTGATTTACGGCGAAGTGCCCATTTTACTGGAAGACGATGCATTGAATCTTAATTTTAATAAACCAAAATCAACATTGGCAGAAGTTCGCGCGCAAGCCGAGGCCGACTTCATCAAAGCTGCTTCCCTGCTTCCTGTTTCCTATGCGGATGGTGAAGCTGGACGCGTTACACAAGGTTCTGCGAATGGATTTTTGACCAAATTATATGTGTATCAAGAGCAATGGGCGAAAGCGATTGAAGCGAGCACCAAAGTGACTTCCAATGCTGCTTACAAGTTAGCTACCGGATTCAACCAGAATTTTGAACTAGCCACCGAAAATAACCCGGAAATACTGTTTTCGCTGCAATACGAAACCGGCTGGACGGCGGACAATTCCCCCACTTTTTATCACACGCCGCAGGCATTTGGCGGATGGGGTTTCCACGAGCCGATCGCGGATCTTGTTCAGGAATTTGAAAAAGGAGATACGCGTAAAACATCTTCTATTTTCAGCCCGGGCGACAAAGTGGACCGCAATGAGGCCGGTGTGGAAACATTCGCGGGAAATATGACGCGCGTTACAGGTTATGCTTTTAAAAAATATACGCAATTCGCTGAAAACGGCGATATGAGCCAAAGCTTGAATGCGCCATTTTTGAGAACGGCAGACGTCTATTTGTTAGCTGCCGAAGCAAAAATCCGCTCTGGGGCCAATGGCGATGCAGAATTAAATGTGGTTAGAAAACGTGCCGGACTGGCTGCCATTACAGGTGCAACCATGAAAAACATCATGCACGAAAGACGCGTTGAACTGGCCGGCGAAAACGAAAGGCATCAGGATCTGATGCGCTGGGA
Coding sequences:
- a CDS encoding RagB/SusD family nutrient uptake outer membrane protein, giving the protein MKKITLLSGYILLAMLTGCDDLLETTPYGQVTSQQYWRNGDDVVAAVNAVYAPLLDEDGFAHTEYTFDNCSDDMNRAGDHSDETALEMFTFDASNSHILATWKTKYEVISRANAVLINAPKVTMDETLRNRSMGEAYFLRGFVYWRLSLIYGEVPILLEDDALNLNFNKPKSTLAEVRAQAEADFIKAASLLPVSYADGEAGRVTQGSANGFLTKLYVYQEQWAKAIEASTKVTSNAAYKLATGFNQNFELATENNPEILFSLQYETGWTADNSPTFYHTPQAFGGWGFHEPIADLVQEFEKGDTRKTSSIFSPGDKVDRNEAGVETFAGNMTRVTGYAFKKYTQFAENGDMSQSLNAPFLRTADVYLLAAEAKIRSGANGDAELNVVRKRAGLAAITGATMKNIMHERRVELAGENERHQDLMRWDKAGLIDIVAHYKINRGPHKPSRNFIKPKHYYFPLPQREVDLSNGVLIQNSNY